The Candidatus Koribacter versatilis Ellin345 genome has a segment encoding these proteins:
- a CDS encoding RidA family protein → MKTTTQTTVAEGKPEQRLKELGIELPAAPRPFGTYAEAVQTGNLVFVSGMLPTEGRQAKFVGRIGAELNLDAGRQAARLAALNGLAVVKEHIGSLDKVTRIVRLGVMIATTGDVPDQPKVADGASDLLQSVFGAEKNPCRLVYGVASLPLGTPVEVELIFEVVG, encoded by the coding sequence ATGAAAACAACTACCCAAACGACCGTGGCAGAAGGCAAGCCTGAACAGAGACTGAAAGAGCTCGGCATTGAACTCCCCGCGGCGCCTCGACCGTTTGGGACCTATGCGGAAGCGGTGCAGACGGGCAATCTCGTGTTTGTGAGCGGGATGCTCCCGACCGAAGGGCGGCAAGCGAAGTTCGTCGGCAGGATTGGAGCCGAGCTCAACCTTGATGCGGGCCGGCAGGCTGCGCGGCTGGCGGCGCTGAACGGTCTCGCCGTGGTGAAGGAGCACATCGGGTCGCTCGATAAGGTGACACGTATCGTGCGACTGGGTGTGATGATTGCCACGACCGGAGACGTGCCGGACCAGCCCAAGGTAGCGGATGGAGCGTCCGATCTGCTGCAAAGCGTCTTTGGCGCCGAGAAGAATCCGTGCCGCCTCGTGTACGGCGTAGCGAGTTTGCCTCTGGGCACGCCGGTGGAGGTAGAACTCATCTTCGAAGTCGTTGGATGA
- a CDS encoding MEDS domain-containing protein produces the protein MKRPVPPISIAGSQLGDVRHICAFFNSEEEEYRVLLPFIQDGFRCGDKAIHVVNPDQTPRHLDRLRTAEINVSAARDCGQLEIHTSTDTYLSDGIFDQDRMLESFERMASGHAAGSYPLSRIVCRMDWASNDPSHTADLIEFESRVNDLWCQHDDAVICTYHLSKFGGATVIDIMRTHPLVIVGGVLHQNPFYLPPEAFLREYRGRRARQMSSRSSSSAA, from the coding sequence ATGAAGCGGCCCGTCCCCCCGATCTCTATCGCAGGTTCTCAGCTCGGCGACGTTCGTCACATCTGCGCGTTCTTCAACAGCGAAGAAGAGGAGTATCGCGTATTGCTCCCCTTCATTCAGGATGGCTTCCGATGTGGCGACAAAGCCATCCACGTCGTGAATCCCGACCAAACGCCGCGACACCTGGATAGGCTCCGGACCGCCGAAATTAACGTCTCCGCAGCCCGCGACTGCGGACAGCTCGAAATTCACACCAGCACTGACACCTATCTCAGCGACGGAATTTTCGACCAGGACCGAATGCTCGAGTCCTTCGAACGAATGGCCAGCGGCCACGCCGCAGGGTCCTACCCGCTCAGTCGCATCGTGTGCCGCATGGATTGGGCGAGCAACGATCCCTCGCACACCGCGGACCTCATTGAGTTTGAGTCGCGCGTCAACGACCTCTGGTGCCAACACGACGATGCCGTGATTTGCACCTATCACCTCTCCAAGTTCGGCGGCGCGACCGTCATCGACATTATGCGAACTCATCCCCTGGTGATCGTCGGCGGCGTCCTGCATCAAAACCCGTTTTATCTTCCGCCAGAAGCCTTCCTGCGTGAATATCGCGGACGCCGAGCGCGGCAAATGTCATCACGATCCTCATCCTCAGCCGCCTGA
- a CDS encoding PAS domain-containing protein — translation MNIADAERGKCHHDPHPQPPDMSQKVEPSAEEIGRLQRCISDLIGVVALPTMWSGGDPEQVARTLLETLEGVLQLDFAFLRLTNPPSELLRTSALTPEQVRAIVARSLDDTPNAVCRAELSSGRDISAISVHLGLHGEFGVLIVGSQRFEFPQQTERLLLNVAANQAAIGLQEARRFGEQKRIARELDDKVAQRTRELADANEALRHEIEDRKEIEARLLESKEQQYHVRVELQKALDEIRKSEAKLHQVIDTIPTLAWCNLPDGPNEFLSKRWHEYTGLSPEESHGWGWQTAFHPEDLPALMKKWMELIETGEPDEIESRLRRYDGVYRWFLIRVEPFRDETGTIVRWYGTSTDIEERKQAEERSRRSEAFLAEGLNLARVGNFSWLVETDDIKWSDQLYQIFEFEPGQPITFEKIGSRVHPDDVHTLYNMIEKAQRNVSDFEYEHRLLMPDGSVKYLRLVAHAGRNSEHQVEYIGAVQDVTQRHLADDALARARSQLANVSRVTSLGVLTASIAHEVNQPLSGIITNASTCLRMLSAEPPNVEGARETALRTIRDGNRAADVISRLRTLFTRKDRSAEAVDLNDATKEVIALALNELHRGKVVLRPELGDDLPPVIGDRVQLQQVIMNLMRNASDAMSTIHDRPRDLLIRTESDGEAVRLSVTDSGVGFDAQSADRLFEAFYTTKNDGMGIGLSISRSIIEAHQGRLWATPNQGPGATFCFSLPCSTDTKVQ, via the coding sequence GTGAATATCGCGGACGCCGAGCGCGGCAAATGTCATCACGATCCTCATCCTCAGCCGCCTGATATGTCACAGAAAGTCGAACCCTCCGCCGAAGAAATCGGTCGTCTCCAGCGGTGTATCAGCGACCTCATTGGTGTCGTTGCACTTCCCACCATGTGGAGCGGCGGCGATCCTGAACAAGTCGCTCGTACGCTTCTCGAAACGCTGGAAGGCGTGCTCCAGTTGGACTTTGCTTTCCTTCGCCTTACGAATCCTCCGTCAGAGCTGCTGCGTACAAGCGCCCTGACGCCGGAGCAGGTTCGTGCGATCGTCGCCCGATCTCTGGACGACACCCCCAATGCAGTGTGTCGTGCCGAGCTTAGTTCGGGACGCGACATTTCGGCGATCTCCGTGCATCTCGGCTTGCACGGCGAATTCGGCGTACTCATCGTCGGGTCCCAACGCTTCGAGTTCCCCCAGCAAACCGAACGACTGTTGCTGAATGTGGCCGCGAACCAGGCAGCCATCGGTTTGCAAGAGGCACGCCGCTTCGGAGAGCAAAAGCGCATCGCTCGTGAACTTGACGACAAGGTAGCGCAGCGCACCCGAGAACTCGCTGACGCGAACGAGGCCCTTCGCCACGAAATCGAAGATCGTAAGGAGATTGAAGCGCGCCTCCTCGAGAGTAAAGAACAGCAATACCACGTCCGAGTGGAGCTGCAAAAAGCGCTCGATGAAATCCGCAAGTCCGAAGCGAAGTTGCACCAGGTCATTGACACCATCCCCACCCTCGCCTGGTGCAACCTGCCCGACGGGCCCAATGAGTTCCTCAGCAAACGATGGCACGAGTACACCGGACTCTCGCCGGAAGAATCGCATGGCTGGGGTTGGCAAACCGCGTTTCATCCTGAAGATCTGCCGGCGCTGATGAAAAAGTGGATGGAACTGATCGAGACCGGAGAACCGGACGAAATCGAATCGCGCCTCCGCCGTTACGACGGCGTTTATCGATGGTTCCTCATCCGCGTCGAACCCTTCCGAGATGAGACCGGAACCATCGTGCGCTGGTACGGCACCAGCACCGATATCGAAGAACGCAAGCAGGCAGAAGAACGATCGCGCCGCAGCGAAGCATTCCTCGCTGAGGGTCTGAACCTTGCGCGTGTAGGAAACTTTTCCTGGCTCGTGGAAACCGACGACATCAAGTGGTCCGACCAGCTCTACCAGATTTTCGAATTTGAGCCCGGCCAGCCGATAACCTTCGAGAAAATTGGCTCTCGCGTACATCCCGACGACGTGCACACGTTGTACAACATGATCGAAAAGGCCCAGCGTAACGTGAGCGACTTTGAATATGAACATCGCTTGCTCATGCCGGATGGAAGCGTGAAGTATTTGCGCCTGGTAGCTCACGCCGGCCGCAACTCCGAACACCAAGTCGAGTACATCGGTGCGGTTCAGGATGTAACCCAGCGCCATCTCGCTGATGATGCCTTGGCGCGCGCGCGCTCGCAGTTGGCAAACGTGTCGCGGGTCACCAGTCTCGGCGTCCTGACTGCGTCCATCGCGCACGAGGTCAATCAGCCACTTTCGGGCATCATCACCAACGCCAGTACTTGCCTCAGGATGCTTTCCGCGGAACCGCCGAATGTCGAAGGCGCTCGCGAAACCGCACTGCGCACCATTCGCGACGGCAATCGCGCCGCCGACGTCATCTCCCGATTGCGCACACTGTTCACGAGAAAGGACCGGTCCGCCGAGGCCGTCGATCTCAACGACGCGACCAAAGAGGTGATCGCACTTGCTTTGAATGAATTGCACCGCGGAAAGGTGGTCTTGCGGCCGGAACTCGGAGATGACCTTCCACCCGTCATCGGTGATCGCGTCCAACTCCAGCAGGTGATCATGAACCTCATGCGCAATGCCTCCGACGCGATGAGCACCATCCACGATCGTCCTCGGGATCTATTGATCCGCACCGAGTCGGACGGCGAGGCCGTACGCTTGAGCGTCACGGATTCCGGCGTAGGCTTCGATGCACAATCCGCCGACCGGCTCTTCGAGGCCTTCTATACAACCAAAAACGATGGTATGGGGATCGGCCTCTCCATCAGCCGCTCCATCATCGAGGCCCACCAGGGGCGGCTCTGGGCAACACCGAACCAGGGCCCCGGCGCCACCTTCTGCTTTTCGCTTCCGTGCAGCACTGATACCAAAGTCCAATAG
- a CDS encoding response regulator produces MNSGHEQPSERALVVVVDDDESVRESLPDLLKEFGFSVRAFASAKEFLESDCNGRTKCLLLDLAMNGMSGFDLQLELKARGRKVPIIFITGQKDDALRLRAFQQGAAGFLLKPFSDTDLLTTLNTAMGAS; encoded by the coding sequence ATGAACTCAGGCCACGAGCAACCGTCGGAACGTGCGCTCGTGGTAGTCGTAGATGACGATGAATCTGTACGAGAGTCGCTTCCGGATCTGCTCAAAGAATTCGGTTTTTCCGTCCGCGCATTTGCATCCGCAAAGGAGTTTCTGGAGTCTGACTGTAATGGTCGAACCAAGTGCCTCCTGCTCGATCTGGCGATGAATGGAATGTCGGGATTCGATCTTCAGCTCGAACTGAAAGCGCGTGGTCGCAAGGTTCCCATCATCTTTATTACGGGTCAAAAGGACGATGCTCTTCGCCTCCGTGCATTCCAACAGGGGGCTGCGGGGTTTCTGCTCAAACCCTTCAGCGACACGGATCTCCTGACGACGCTTAACACCGCGATGGGAGCAAGTTAA
- a CDS encoding response regulator transcription factor: MSSVPPTSSVVFVVDDDISVRESLELLFASVGLKAQTFASARAFLDHPRVAVPSCLVLDITLPGLNGLELQQRIADRPGLPIIFITGHGSVPQTVQAMKAGAVEFLTKPFNDEVLLTAVRQALERSRAALAREAELRDLHRRYETLTARERQVMALVASGLLNNKSERNWASAKSPSRLIADR, encoded by the coding sequence ATGTCGTCCGTTCCTCCAACCTCTTCCGTCGTTTTCGTCGTAGATGACGACATCTCCGTGCGCGAATCGCTTGAGCTGCTGTTCGCCTCAGTCGGACTCAAAGCGCAGACATTTGCCTCTGCCCGCGCCTTCCTCGATCACCCGCGCGTCGCCGTGCCGAGCTGCCTCGTGCTCGATATCACCCTCCCCGGACTCAACGGTCTCGAACTTCAACAGCGGATCGCCGACCGTCCCGGTTTGCCCATCATCTTCATTACCGGCCACGGCAGTGTGCCGCAAACCGTGCAGGCCATGAAGGCCGGCGCCGTCGAGTTCCTGACCAAGCCCTTCAACGATGAGGTGCTGCTCACTGCGGTCCGGCAGGCACTTGAGCGGAGCCGCGCTGCGCTGGCCCGCGAAGCGGAGTTACGGGATTTACATCGTCGCTATGAAACTCTGACCGCTCGCGAACGCCAGGTCATGGCCTTGGTCGCTTCCGGCCTCCTCAACAACAAGTCGGAGCGGAACTGGGCATCAGCGAAATCACCGTCAAGGCTCATCGCGGACAGGTAA
- a CDS encoding LuxR C-terminal-related transcriptional regulator has translation MTVKAHRGQVMEKMKADSLADLVRKATNLPFKNPLSS, from the coding sequence ATCACCGTCAAGGCTCATCGCGGACAGGTAATGGAAAAGATGAAGGCCGACTCCCTCGCCGACTTGGTCCGCAAAGCCACAAACCTCCCCTTCAAAAACCCCCTGTCATCCTGA
- a CDS encoding DUF6519 domain-containing protein — translation MSFDISRVTFDPWKDFSSVVMQQGRVQLDSDWNEWLAELARRIRAGTYDCFGHAVYPSTTPNAFLIKPTAGSVSIGVGRMYVDGLLAENHGLPVPQSGGWIPPNPPAPGAQPDWDPALDELVGANPLDYLQQPYFPGIATQAPFPTSGGPFMVYLDVWQRCLTFLEDPDLIEKAVSVDTTGRIQTVWQVRLLDVSKTSGVTCTTADDDITAWSALIQPSAGRLSTGVVQSSPSGPCCLAPNTGFTGMENQLYRVEIHEAATSSTPATFKWSRNNASVATPVMGISQGGTVLTVQSTGRDNVLRFNANDWVEITDDWLELNGQHGELRQVLLVTDSNNTIKLSAALPAASFPVDANNLTDPTRHTRVVKWDQSGKVFQSDGTTQWTDLDASVSTGAIPVPSPGTALILENGVTVSFDLNPGTGAFHVADYWNFAARTVDGTVEKLVEAPPLGIHHHYARLSVLTLPDSATDCRIEWPPQSGGGGESGCDCQSCVTADTHNGGSWTIQQAIDFVLGQGGGKVCLGPGVYNVASTINIGGGNAAAVNLAIEGHGLPTLVPTGQFETNAIMRVQNAVDIDIDAIAFSGGASFSDTGAFISGPVALVIAQSAYVRVEHCAFGTAADQRQLSAGVALADTIILNCTLRENLFTNVDTGVAVHAEKLAVMQFLAEENQFYCTNAAFNCSGPASLLASEVRFAKNFVQAASGFTLIGTGLDVTVESNTFQITAATASDTAAYDAAVICNISQTRVLNNEISRTTTDVSVNTSANNKGGLTAATYSWLVTALLPSGREVLLTANATVIVSSPSNATLAWAAFSGAKSYKIYRTVANGAVFLLAGTAPQTGGATISYDDTAADSALQNQLPAMQNDGIVIGSTGPTVSTNLAADTTLTPIYGIQIVGNRLNALAGTGILSPTGSYMLATLIAQNQMSSIGGDGILLSGAYIDLDIVQNSLLSVAQLPNDSKQIAGIQVRATLDANISENRIAQLGPQTGDTGASRRAIYVLLGMDVRIAGNQVTDAGPSVSPSRGIMCSVLGRLDVTDNNVRRATAPPATPDKSAWLALLATGDVVSVQDNLFESYGGATPSFPGTVVIASIQTCTFSDNQCFLDDPNNSGLDLVVEIEALSIIAMGNRVKGPASGVVANAPPPSMILVVPGGDKPAVTVIGNITTMGIQVQPSGMPAAMAPLNITA, via the coding sequence ATGAGTTTCGACATCAGCCGCGTCACCTTCGATCCGTGGAAGGACTTCAGCAGCGTGGTCATGCAACAGGGCCGCGTGCAACTCGATTCCGATTGGAACGAGTGGCTAGCCGAATTGGCGCGCCGAATCCGTGCGGGCACGTACGACTGTTTCGGCCATGCAGTTTATCCGTCCACCACACCGAACGCATTCCTGATAAAGCCGACCGCGGGCTCCGTCAGCATCGGCGTCGGACGCATGTACGTTGACGGTCTATTGGCCGAGAACCATGGCCTGCCGGTCCCGCAATCCGGTGGTTGGATTCCGCCGAATCCTCCTGCTCCCGGCGCACAGCCCGACTGGGACCCCGCACTCGATGAACTCGTCGGCGCAAATCCTCTCGACTATCTGCAGCAACCGTACTTCCCCGGCATTGCCACCCAAGCGCCGTTCCCTACCAGCGGCGGCCCCTTCATGGTCTATCTCGACGTCTGGCAGCGCTGCCTGACCTTCCTCGAGGATCCCGATCTCATCGAGAAGGCCGTCAGCGTTGATACCACCGGCCGAATTCAAACTGTGTGGCAGGTTCGCCTCCTCGACGTGAGCAAAACCTCCGGCGTCACCTGCACTACCGCCGACGACGACATCACGGCGTGGTCCGCGCTCATTCAGCCTTCGGCCGGACGCCTGAGTACCGGCGTCGTACAATCATCGCCCTCCGGTCCGTGCTGCCTGGCGCCGAACACCGGTTTCACCGGCATGGAGAACCAACTCTATCGCGTTGAGATCCATGAGGCCGCGACATCGAGCACGCCCGCAACCTTTAAGTGGTCACGCAACAACGCGTCTGTAGCCACCCCGGTCATGGGCATCTCGCAGGGGGGCACCGTGCTCACCGTGCAATCCACCGGGCGGGACAACGTTCTTCGCTTCAACGCGAATGATTGGGTCGAAATCACCGATGATTGGCTCGAACTCAACGGTCAGCACGGCGAATTGCGCCAGGTCCTGCTCGTCACGGATTCCAATAACACCATCAAGCTGTCGGCAGCTCTTCCAGCGGCAAGTTTCCCCGTCGACGCCAACAACCTCACCGATCCCACCCGCCATACGCGCGTGGTGAAATGGGACCAGAGCGGCAAAGTCTTCCAGAGCGACGGCACTACCCAATGGACCGATCTCGACGCCTCCGTCAGTACCGGCGCTATCCCCGTTCCGTCGCCCGGAACCGCACTCATCCTCGAAAACGGCGTGACCGTTTCGTTCGACTTGAATCCCGGCACTGGCGCCTTTCACGTCGCGGACTACTGGAATTTCGCAGCACGCACCGTAGACGGCACCGTCGAGAAACTCGTCGAAGCGCCGCCACTCGGAATCCATCACCACTACGCTCGTCTTTCCGTGCTCACCCTGCCTGACTCTGCAACCGATTGCCGGATTGAATGGCCTCCGCAATCTGGCGGCGGCGGCGAATCCGGCTGCGACTGCCAATCCTGCGTCACTGCCGATACCCACAACGGCGGTAGCTGGACGATCCAGCAAGCCATCGACTTCGTACTTGGCCAGGGTGGTGGGAAGGTCTGTCTCGGCCCGGGCGTTTACAACGTCGCGTCAACAATCAACATCGGCGGCGGAAATGCCGCAGCCGTGAACCTTGCAATTGAAGGCCATGGGCTGCCAACGCTCGTGCCCACCGGACAGTTCGAAACCAACGCCATCATGCGCGTGCAAAACGCCGTTGACATCGACATTGACGCAATCGCCTTCTCAGGTGGAGCTTCGTTCAGCGATACCGGCGCCTTCATCTCCGGACCTGTCGCGCTCGTCATTGCGCAAAGCGCTTACGTGCGCGTGGAGCATTGCGCGTTCGGGACTGCTGCCGATCAGCGGCAACTTTCCGCCGGAGTCGCTCTCGCCGACACCATCATTCTCAACTGCACCCTCCGCGAAAATCTCTTCACCAACGTTGACACCGGCGTTGCGGTTCACGCCGAGAAGCTCGCGGTTATGCAATTCCTCGCCGAAGAAAACCAGTTCTACTGCACCAATGCAGCTTTCAACTGCTCCGGTCCCGCGAGTTTGCTGGCATCGGAAGTTCGGTTTGCGAAGAACTTCGTCCAGGCGGCTAGCGGATTCACGCTCATCGGCACTGGTCTCGACGTCACTGTCGAATCCAATACCTTCCAGATCACCGCCGCCACCGCATCCGATACGGCTGCTTACGATGCCGCCGTCATCTGCAATATTTCGCAAACCCGAGTCCTCAACAACGAGATCTCTCGCACCACAACCGACGTGAGTGTCAACACCAGCGCGAACAACAAAGGCGGGCTCACCGCAGCCACCTACTCCTGGCTGGTCACGGCGCTTCTGCCGTCCGGCCGCGAGGTATTGCTCACCGCAAATGCGACCGTCATCGTCTCCAGCCCGTCGAATGCCACTCTCGCTTGGGCGGCGTTCTCCGGAGCGAAGAGTTACAAGATCTATCGCACCGTCGCCAACGGCGCGGTGTTCCTGCTCGCCGGCACCGCACCTCAAACTGGCGGAGCGACCATCTCGTACGACGACACTGCCGCTGACTCCGCGCTTCAGAACCAACTTCCGGCAATGCAGAACGACGGCATCGTTATCGGCAGCACCGGCCCGACGGTCTCCACGAATCTCGCCGCCGACACCACGCTCACGCCGATCTATGGCATCCAGATCGTCGGCAACCGCCTCAATGCTCTCGCCGGAACAGGCATCCTCTCACCAACAGGCAGCTACATGCTCGCAACCTTGATCGCGCAAAACCAGATGTCCTCGATCGGCGGCGACGGTATCTTGCTCTCCGGCGCTTACATCGATCTCGACATCGTCCAGAACTCACTGCTTTCTGTCGCGCAACTACCGAATGACTCAAAGCAGATCGCGGGAATTCAAGTGCGTGCCACGCTCGATGCCAACATCAGCGAAAACCGTATCGCGCAACTCGGCCCCCAAACTGGCGACACCGGGGCGAGCCGCCGCGCTATCTACGTCCTGCTTGGAATGGATGTTCGCATCGCAGGCAACCAGGTCACCGACGCCGGCCCCAGCGTTTCGCCATCGCGCGGCATCATGTGCTCTGTACTAGGACGCCTGGATGTCACCGACAACAACGTTCGTCGTGCGACTGCACCGCCCGCGACCCCAGACAAGTCCGCGTGGCTCGCGCTCCTCGCGACCGGCGACGTCGTCAGCGTGCAAGACAATCTCTTCGAGTCCTACGGCGGCGCAACGCCGTCGTTCCCTGGGACGGTGGTGATCGCTTCCATCCAGACCTGCACGTTCAGCGACAACCAGTGCTTCCTCGACGATCCCAACAACTCCGGGCTCGACCTCGTCGTCGAAATCGAAGCTCTCTCCATCATCGCAATGGGCAACCGCGTGAAAGGCCCTGCCTCTGGGGTCGTTGCGAATGCGCCGCCACCGTCGATGATTCTGGTTGTGCCGGGGGGCGATAAACCGGCGGTCACCGTGATCGGCAACATCACTACCATGGGCATCCAGGTGCAGCCATCGGGTATGCCTGCAGCCATGGCTCCACTGAATATCACCGCATAG
- a CDS encoding putative baseplate assembly protein has translation MSCSGNAGCNCGCCAGIAVQTPDLEQNRPGLPEVTYRVGKWATFKDSMLARLSSSDYPALQQLKTRDNDDFTIAFLDATSVVLDVLTFYQERLANESYLRTAGQLRSLVELSRLIGYQPAPGVSAACYVAFSLKTAPGQAPDPNAPAITIPKGTQMQSVPAQNAKPQTFETSSDIPAKPDWNALPVMTGTKWVPQMNDISVYLQGTATSLQPGDLILVVGNERKNSAGSENWDVREITTVTPDGENNVTYVEWSEGLGYPPTNVQPAQDHPKFYALRARASLFGYNAVNPALLAGTTISALQTANLITSGNNPEWIFGSPGKNLIDLDAVYNKMTSSGWIALVRPDAQISRSPAGFIFLYHVNSVTAISHSRYGVSSKITRAAVDTNTQLDSYYQDTRETSALVQSERLTVPLQPLFYPLYGSSIDLQDLRPDLAEATVIAVSGKLQKLSAKIAGIIFTPDDASPTVTLDVDDVVIITDAAPLQNVSNSAWQQGSGNITLSVEDVTGRPGTITADLKNLALTPSSKTDPVISECALVTVIESTPGATAHTLITLKSALMNCYERKTTSVNANVVMATNGQSVTDILGNGSAATPNQRFALKQSPLTYVQAATPTGRQSSLEVDVNGVKWTEVQTLYQQPPSGAVFTTNLQSGNTTVLFGDGVEGTTLPTGQNNIRANYRIGSGSAGNVDAGTLTTLMDRPLGVNGVTNPQSATGGQDPQTVADIRTDAPQSVLTLGRAVSIADYQSYASTFAGISKAYAIWIPSGPGRGVFLTVAGVDGEALPASNPTLGYLTTSLKNYGNPLIPITAVSFFETLFGLSADVKYDPAYDQPTVQAAVQSALTGEYSFANRDFGQSVSSDEIATVIQDVPGVIAVNVTEIHTVATSTAGDLAGRGGAITVPRLNAWLSQKVTWTRPFSDSPTRICAYVPVPSLTALPYPAEILVLDPDPKSVKLGVMQ, from the coding sequence ATGAGCTGCTCCGGAAACGCTGGATGCAATTGCGGCTGCTGCGCCGGCATCGCGGTGCAAACGCCCGACCTCGAACAGAATCGCCCCGGTCTTCCGGAGGTCACCTATCGCGTCGGCAAGTGGGCCACCTTCAAAGATTCCATGCTCGCGCGCCTCTCCAGTTCCGACTACCCGGCGCTCCAGCAACTCAAAACGCGCGACAACGACGATTTCACCATCGCCTTCCTCGACGCCACATCCGTTGTCCTCGACGTCCTCACTTTCTACCAGGAACGTCTCGCGAACGAGAGCTACCTCCGCACCGCCGGACAACTTCGCTCTCTCGTCGAACTCTCACGTCTGATCGGCTACCAGCCCGCTCCCGGAGTCTCCGCCGCTTGTTACGTCGCCTTCTCTCTCAAGACGGCGCCCGGCCAAGCTCCCGATCCCAATGCCCCGGCAATCACCATCCCCAAGGGCACGCAGATGCAAAGCGTTCCCGCACAAAACGCCAAGCCGCAGACATTCGAAACCTCCAGCGACATCCCCGCCAAGCCCGATTGGAACGCGCTCCCCGTAATGACCGGAACCAAGTGGGTGCCGCAGATGAACGATATCAGCGTCTATCTGCAAGGCACCGCCACCTCACTCCAACCGGGCGATCTCATCCTGGTTGTCGGTAACGAGCGCAAGAACAGCGCAGGCAGCGAGAACTGGGACGTCCGTGAAATCACCACCGTCACTCCTGACGGAGAGAACAACGTCACCTACGTCGAATGGAGCGAAGGTCTCGGCTATCCGCCGACCAACGTCCAGCCCGCGCAGGATCACCCAAAGTTCTACGCGTTGCGCGCGCGTGCATCGCTCTTCGGCTACAACGCAGTGAACCCTGCATTGCTCGCTGGGACAACTATTAGTGCATTGCAAACTGCCAACTTGATCACCTCGGGAAACAATCCCGAGTGGATCTTCGGTTCCCCCGGCAAGAATCTCATCGATCTCGACGCCGTATACAACAAAATGACCTCGAGCGGCTGGATCGCCTTGGTTCGCCCCGACGCGCAAATCTCTCGCTCTCCCGCCGGATTCATCTTCCTCTACCACGTCAACAGTGTCACCGCGATCTCGCATTCGAGATACGGCGTCAGCAGCAAAATCACGCGCGCCGCCGTCGACACCAACACCCAACTCGACAGCTACTACCAGGACACGCGTGAGACTTCGGCTCTCGTCCAGAGCGAGCGCCTCACTGTGCCGCTGCAACCGCTCTTCTATCCTCTCTATGGCTCGTCGATCGATTTGCAGGACCTGCGCCCGGATCTCGCCGAGGCCACCGTCATCGCCGTCAGCGGCAAGTTGCAGAAGCTGAGCGCGAAAATCGCGGGCATCATTTTCACTCCCGACGACGCTAGCCCAACCGTCACCCTCGATGTCGACGATGTCGTCATCATCACCGATGCCGCGCCATTGCAGAACGTAAGCAATAGCGCATGGCAACAAGGCAGCGGCAACATCACTCTCTCCGTGGAAGACGTCACCGGTCGTCCCGGAACGATCACTGCAGATCTCAAGAATCTCGCACTCACGCCTTCGAGCAAAACCGACCCCGTTATCAGCGAGTGCGCTCTCGTGACCGTCATTGAGTCCACCCCCGGCGCCACCGCGCACACACTCATCACCCTCAAGTCCGCGCTCATGAATTGCTACGAACGCAAGACGACGTCTGTGAACGCCAACGTCGTTATGGCGACGAATGGCCAGAGCGTCACCGACATTCTCGGCAACGGGAGCGCGGCCACTCCGAACCAGCGCTTCGCTCTCAAGCAGTCACCGCTCACCTATGTGCAGGCAGCCACACCCACCGGACGCCAGAGCAGCTTAGAAGTAGACGTAAACGGTGTGAAGTGGACCGAGGTGCAGACGCTTTACCAGCAGCCTCCATCGGGTGCCGTCTTCACCACGAATCTGCAATCGGGCAACACCACAGTTCTCTTCGGCGACGGAGTAGAAGGTACAACGCTCCCCACTGGACAGAACAACATCCGCGCCAACTACCGCATCGGCAGCGGTTCTGCGGGAAATGTAGACGCTGGAACCCTCACCACGCTCATGGATCGCCCGCTCGGCGTCAACGGTGTCACCAATCCTCAGTCTGCAACTGGCGGCCAGGACCCCCAGACTGTTGCCGACATTCGCACCGACGCCCCGCAATCCGTACTCACTCTCGGCCGCGCCGTGTCTATCGCCGACTATCAGAGCTACGCGTCGACTTTCGCGGGCATCTCCAAAGCCTACGCGATTTGGATCCCCTCTGGTCCCGGCCGCGGTGTCTTCCTCACCGTCGCTGGCGTGGATGGTGAAGCACTCCCAGCCTCGAATCCAACGCTCGGCTATCTCACTACTTCTCTGAAGAACTACGGAAATCCACTCATTCCCATCACCGCGGTTTCATTTTTCGAAACCCTCTTTGGGCTCTCCGCGGACGTGAAGTATGACCCCGCTTACGATCAACCCACCGTGCAAGCGGCAGTTCAGTCGGCGCTCACCGGCGAATACAGCTTTGCCAATCGCGACTTCGGGCAAAGCGTGTCGTCCGACGAGATAGCCACAGTGATTCAGGATGTGCCGGGCGTCATCGCCGTCAACGTCACCGAGATTCACACGGTGGCCACCAGTACCGCCGGAGATCTCGCCGGCCGTGGAGGCGCAATCACTGTCCCTCGTCTCAACGCCTGGTTGTCGCAGAAAGTCACATGGACACGACCGTTCTCTGACTCCCCGACAAGAATTTGTGCCTACGTCCCCGTGCCGAGTTTGACGGCTCTTCCCTATCCAGCCGAGATCCTCGTCCTCGATCCTGATCCAAAATCCGTGAAGTTGGGGGTGATGCAGTGA